The Nitrospirota bacterium genome contains a region encoding:
- a CDS encoding metalloregulator ArsR/SmtB family transcription factor yields MKVEAESFKVLAVETRIKIIELLKAGPLSVNIITDALGISQSAVSQHLRVLKQAGLVTDERKGYYIYYTLNKESLDKCQHELMKVCTCGCEFGNKKQVSGPKEALLEYKKRLERELQEVKGKIAALEKK; encoded by the coding sequence GTGAAAGTTGAAGCAGAATCCTTCAAGGTGCTTGCTGTAGAAACCCGAATAAAAATAATCGAGTTGCTTAAGGCTGGACCATTGTCCGTTAATATAATAACCGATGCCTTGGGAATCAGTCAGTCTGCGGTTTCACAGCATCTTCGTGTACTAAAACAGGCGGGTTTAGTTACCGATGAAAGAAAGGGCTACTATATTTATTACACTCTCAACAAAGAGAGCCTTGATAAGTGCCAACATGAATTGATGAAAGTCTGCACCTGCGGCTGTGAATTCGGTAACAAGAAACAGGTCTCCGGCCCAAAGGAAGCCTTACTTGAGTATAAAAAACGCCTTGAGAGAGAATTGCAAGAGGTTAAGGGAAAGATTGCAGCGCTGGAAAAAAAGTAG
- a CDS encoding DUF4149 domain-containing protein produces the protein MDGLLLTVTAWVHLLSAVVWIGGIFFILYVALPVVGKTIDQPGKIMGPLSKRFIPLANVSIFLIIATGIIMSVASREFADLSRLSSLREQSLFIKILLVVTMTSIHIYRGLFLTPGIARLASKGSHPEKVQKLQTLSLNLVKINFFLGITVLLLTSMLYAYRA, from the coding sequence ATGGACGGATTATTGTTGACCGTGACCGCATGGGTGCATTTGTTATCGGCAGTTGTCTGGATAGGTGGAATTTTTTTTATTTTATACGTTGCACTTCCGGTTGTGGGAAAAACCATAGACCAGCCGGGTAAAATCATGGGGCCTCTGAGCAAGCGTTTTATTCCGCTGGCAAACGTCAGTATTTTCCTGATCATCGCAACCGGCATCATCATGAGTGTTGCTTCGCGTGAATTTGCCGACCTCAGCAGGCTTTCCAGCCTACGGGAACAATCGCTTTTTATAAAGATTCTGCTCGTAGTAACGATGACAAGCATTCATATTTACCGTGGGTTGTTTCTGACACCGGGGATAGCACGGTTAGCGTCGAAAGGAAGCCATCCTGAAAAAGTTCAGAAGTTACAAACTTTATCCCTGAATCTAGTAAAGATCAACTTTTTTCTGGGCATCACAGTGCTCTTATTAACCAGTATGCTGTATGCTTACAGGGCCTGA